The window AATCAATCAATTCTGGTATACAATCAGCCTTCGTGGAAGGTTCTGAGCAAATGTAGACCTTCCGATGCATTGACACAACCAAACCGGCAAAGttaacaaccacagcaaaaAAAGGTGTTGAACAACCTCAATCTAATCAACTCATATTATCCTACCCCTTGAACATCCGCAGCCACTCACCCCAAAGCCTACATAAATACAACGTGGAGTGAACGAAAAAAACATTATATTCATGCAAGCTACCGttcaacaaaagaaacccCCCTCATTTCAACCCTTAAAAAGCCAAGACAAGGGCAGCAGCAATAACACCTCCCAGAACAACCCCattcctccccgccccagcAGTCACGGGCTGCTGCGTAGCTGAAGCAATAGGCTTGACATACCCACTGCTGTAAGGGAATCCACCCGAGGGCGTAGGCTTGACAACAACTCCCtcgtcaccaccggcagGCTTGGAAGTAGCAGTGACATCAGGCTTGGGCACAGTGATGATGGTAGTCAACTGCTGGACGAAGGTCGTGGTGGAGGTCgtcgtctcctcctcagcagggaCATCAGTAATAACCTTGATTGCTGGCTTGGAGCTAGTCTCCACGCCTGGAACAGCGGGGAGAGGAGTGGAAGTGGCCTCCGCCTCGGAGATAGGGCAGACAGTTGTTCCGATTGGGACGACGACAGTGGTGGTGCTACCCGCCGGGCAGTTCGTCACGGTGGGAGCACAcgaggtgagggtgagggtcTTGGTGGAGTAgatggttgaggtggtgtaACCCGCGGgcagggaggaggaagaggtgatgACGGGAGCGTCGGTCGTGGTGACGGGGCAGACGGTGGTGCCGATGGCGATGGTCTTGGTCACGACGCGGCCGGGGCAGGAGGTGACAGAGGGCTCGCACGAGGTCacggtgaaggtggtggtggagtagatggtggaggtggtgaagctcTCCGAGGGTGTGATGACGGGGCCGTCAGTGGTGGTCTCGCTGGCGGGAAGAGTCTCTGTCTCGCTAGCAATAACAGACCCGGTCTCGCTAGCGGTAGCGCTCTCGATGCTAGACTCTGTCTCGCTGGCAATAACAGAGCCGGTTTCGCTGGCTGTAACGGTCTCAATCGCAGACTCAGTCTCGCTGGCGGTAGCGGTCTCAGTGACGGCCTCAGTCTCGCTGGCGGTAGCGGTCTCGATGACAGATTCGGTCTCGCTGGCGGTAGCGGTCTCGGTGACGGCCTCAGTCTCGCTGGCGGTAGCGGTCTCAGTCACACTGACAACAGCAGACTCAGTTtcgctggcggtggcggtctcGGTGACGGCCTCAGTCtcgctggcggtggcggtctcAGTCCCACTGACAACAGCAGACTCGGTCTCGCTAGCGGTGGCAGTGGCAGTCTCGGTGgtctcatcatcctcgcagTAGCTTTCAGTCTCAGTGGCAGTCTCGCTAACAGTAGTAACCTCAGTCTCGCTAGCGGTCAGAGTAGCActggcggtgatggtctcGGCTTCGCTGGCAGTAGCAGACTCGGTAGCAGACCCGGTCGCAGTGACGGTCTCTGTTCCACTCGCAGTCTCGGTGGCAGTGGCAGtctcgctggtggtggtctcgtcatcctcgcAATAGCTCTCAGTCTCGCTGGCAGTCTCGGTGGCAGTGGCAGACTCGGTGAGAGTAGGGCTGGTGGTAATGGTCTCAGTCTCGGTGACAGTGGCGGACTCGGTGACAGACTCGGTGGCGGACTCAGTGACAGACTCGGTGGCAGACTCAGCGGTGCTGGACTCGGTAGAGATGGTGCTTGTGGTGGTCGGCATGATATCGGTCACGGTCACACTCTCAGTCTCAGTACTGGTAAAATCCTCAGTGTAGGTGATGCCAGTAGGCTCAGAGGTTTCAAcggttgaggtggtgatgtcagGCTCGTTGGCAGTGATGGTCTCAGTCTCGGTGACGGTCTCGCTGGCAGTGGCAGACTCAGTGGCAGACTCGGTAGAGATGGTGCTGGACTCGGTAGAGATGGTGCTGGACTCGGTAGAGATGGTGCTGGACTCGGTAGAGATGGTGCTGGACTCGGTAGAGGTGGCGCTGGTCTCGGTAGAGGAGACGGTAGTAGTGCTGGTctcggtggaggagacggtAGTGCTGACAGTGGTGCTGCTCACAGTGGTGGAAGAAGTGGTGCTCAAGAtggtggagctggagctggagctggcaGGCTTGGGGATACCACGCTTGATGCAAAGTTTCTGCCCAAGTCCGAGGATGTTGCAGTTGAGACCAGGATTGAAGGCATTGAGATCGCTGAGATCAATACCGGCACGGGCAGCAATCTGATAACAGTAGTCACCAGACTTGATACTATACTCACGCACGCAAGCGGTCGGTGTGGGAGCCGGGGGCGTGACGGTGTGGGTGTAGCCACCCAAAAGGCTTCGAGCATACTGGTAGTAGTTCAATCCAGCTGGGCTGGAGCCTGAAACGATGTTGCTCGCGCCATAGGTGGCATCATAGATCATGACACCACCAAATGCAGCCCTGCCCTTGAACTTGTTGATGACAGTTCGGAGGTTGGTGGGCGTGAGGTAGCCACTCGCCTCACCGTTTTGAACAGCATTGGTACTTCCAGGCAATCCAATGAAAATCTTTGCACCACTGCTGGCGGTCGATTGGAGATGCGAGGCCCAAGTGTcaaagttgttgttggtgacgcCATGGCATCCTGGGTTGTTGTAAAACTGGACGAACAAAAGGTCAAACTTGCTGTTCTTGATGATGTGCTTCATCTTGTAATACGGATCGTTCAGAGGGCATTCGGGAGCGGCGGTAATCAGGAACTGGcggttgtttgggttgagtTGTGGTGTCGCCATGAACTGGCGCAGACTGCTAATCATGGCGATATAGCCCTTTGACTGGTTTGCGTCTTCATGAAACTGTTAGCCAATCACGGTGTTATCATGGGCAGTCGAGGTTAAGCTTACCGTAGCTCTTCTCGATATCGAAGTCAAACCCATCAAAGACGAAGTTCTCCTCACCCGCTTCGGCATTGAGGTAGTAATCATCAAACGGTCTTGGGACGATGGAGCCGGCGATGCGAGGACCGAAGGCTTGCCACACGAACAAGGCAAAGCGACGTCCTTCGGCTTCGTTGCTGAGGTCGTAGTTGGCGGTCGTCTTCCACTCTCCACCAATGGAGAGAAggaccttcttgcccttcttttGACAGTATCTGATGTCGGCAGCGATCTTTCCGCAGTCGGACTggacgttggtgttggcacCGTTGTACTTGTAGTACACTCCATCACAGTGGCTTCCAAAGTTGGTACCCGGCCAGTTGGCTCCCGAGGGGTCCTGGGAGGGGGACTTGTTGAGGAAACCAACGGTAACATAGTCGAATCCAGAAGCATCACAGAAGGTGGAAAGCCTTGAGCCGGCGGTCTGACCCCAGTAGACATTGACTTCGGGAGCAGCAAAAGCGGGAGCCGCGGCCAGGGCGGCAACGACGAGAGTCTTGGTGAACATTATGGAGGTTGACGGAATATTAATAACACGGGGTATGTGTGTAAACAAAAAGAGCGTCTGGTCAACGATGACCGTAGTAGTAATGAGTGGATGGTGCTGCGATAGCACAACGAAAGGACGCAAACAAGATGTTTGCACGGCTGAAAGAGCACGCCGCCGTCGAGAGTTGACTTGGAGAGGACCAAGAGACGTGAAGGGCGAGAACTTTCGCCCAAAGTGGGCGGCGCGCCCTTTTTGATGCCTCCTGCTTCCCAACTCGGCATGGCTCCAGGATCGTGGGATTCCTTCTGCATCAACCTTCCGTCACCCAACGCTCGGTTCAGATCTGGCGCTCTCAGCCAGTTGTCGGGGTCGGCCTCCGCGTGTGAGGACGGGTCCAAGGAATAGTGTGTGGGTGGGAAATGAGCACATGCATGGCAACCCTACCCCGATCCCAGGCGCGCGCTGTCAGAGATACACCGTGGACGTCCGCCCTCGGTGCGGTGATACAATACTGGAGAGCCATAATTATGCCCTCAGAGCCTGGTCACCATCGTTGACGGATGAGAAGAGCAGGATGATCCTGTGTCAACATTATCAGCTTCCGGTCGTCCAACATACTCTGTCCCTCTTGAACTCTCCAGATGATCATCTCCATACCTGTTGCCCCCAAGATGCGGGCATATCGTGTACCTGCTTTTCACTGGCAGGTTCTTACTTGTTCGATTCAATAATGTGCCCCAAAACAGCAGGAGCCCCTGCCAAGAAGATGTTGGGTTCTGCATATGTGCGGGGACAGCAGCCGTGACCCCGGTTTGAACGCAACACCATGCCAAAAGCAGATGGAATTCCTTGGGTGTGCTGCTGCGAGGGCCTTGTGCTCCTTACCGGGCTGACTCGACGTGTTAGCGCCGGTCTGGAAAAACCCTCGTTGGTCACTGAGCAAAAGACTATTTGGGGGTAatatgagggaggggacTGAAGGATGCCGAAATTCCTGCCTTCTCAGAAACCCACGCTGCGGTGCCTGACGATCAAGAGACTCCTGGTATTTTCCACCATTCGATCTTTGATACCTGTCTCTGACTCTTCTGGTGGTTTTTGGGGTTCCTTAGTAAGTGAGGCTCTGCGCTGATCGCCGCGGCCAGCCTGGGAGCCTCGCGCGTGGAGTCCACCATTGAAGAACCGAGAGAGCTTGACCATCTTGGCGAGCACAGACCGGATCCTTTTCTAACCTCATATCAACTCGACCATACCATGATACCgtcaaaaataaaaataaacCTCCAATCTGGGGCATCGACATCTCAGGATCACGGTTCAAAACCCCGATGATGGGTGAGGGAAGATGGCATTTTCATGTCAGGTGCCCAGCCATCAAACGTTGGTGGCTTCTCCAGCTGCAGCCCGTATTTTTGTGGAACCCCTCAGAGACGGATAGGGCGTCCGGTGCAGCCGCCGAATCCTGCAGCCacctctcatcaccaccgggcTACCCGTCCCGAAAGTGTGAATGCCCCTGCATTCCTTCtgccccccatcatcatgccaTCTCGGCCCTGGCGCAAGACTTCACGTTGCACAGATTTGATAATAAAACCGCAATTAAGGCTGTCATTGAAAGCGCCGTAAACCCGCCAAGcgagcctgctggaaggaTGTGCTGAAAATagcctctttttcttccggGTAAACCGGTAGCGAAGCGTGCTGAAATCTCCGGACTCTGACCGCGATGCTGTTTTGATACCACCTTTTGACAGCTGGCCAATGGCCACTTGTGCGCAGTCCCCCAGTAAAAGACACAAGTCCCCGACATTTTAAAGCACCTGACAAAACGGACGAACCGGAGATGTCTCTTCAAGGCCGAGACCGCAAAAGTTCTCGACCCTGGAGTATGCCTCGGTCCCTCGCTGCCTAAGGTGGAGCAGCGATAAGGGGTGCTGGAACAATGGGAATGTGACAGAGCTTTCGGTGTACAAACGTCATGTTTCCTGGTGCTGTTGAGCTGGTAGCAATGATAGACATGAGGAGCTCGATCTTACAGAGTAAGTCAAGACGGGCACGATTTGCCTTTATCGGGACGTTGTCCTCCCAAATAATAAATATGTTCCTAGGACACATGCTGGCAGTCACCCTAAATCCTCAACTCGTTTAGTCCAAATCTATGATGATAAGAAAAACGAGGGAAAAGCCAGCACCGGGTGCCCCGATGCCAGAACGCAGAATGCCCAATGTAAAAGACTCGAATAAAACTGAGTAAGGTAGTCCCAATTTCATAGTGTTGGCTTGCAGAATTTCGTCTGTGGCCCTGTTCTCTAGATGACAAGCGAAGCTATCACAGCCGCCTGAAGCGTTGTCAGTTAGGTGGCCGCGTAATGCTTTCTTTGACGGAAAGACGTCCATGCCTAGCGGGAAGagactctctctctctagAAGATCGGCACCACGATATCGAACAGCAGCCAGATCCTCTTACTCCTGTTGTTATATGTATAGACCTTGGAGCACCTTCCTCAAGACCTGAAGCCTGAGCCATGCTTGGACCACCAGGAGGCTATCCTCTGGGATCGACTCACCTcacccgcccccctcccccacctgcCCTTAATAAGAGTAAGCTCGACAGCTCCTTCCAACAAAATTCTGTACAGTCACCACAGTGTTTGGTCAGGTGTTCTGGTGCCTTGCTCTgtaaacaccaccactcagGTTCAAAACACTGCAGGTTCAACCCCTGTAGAGGGCGCTCTCTGCAGTAATCGCCGATTTCCTGGTTGCTTGATGTTCTCTTCCATGTTGGACAACTTGGAATACAGTGGCTATAGCTCCAGCTATCTGTTCGACTTCGTCCCAACCAACTTCCGCATTGCCGTCATGAAAGGCCTTTGCCAGTCAGGTGCTTTAGGCTTGCCTTTAACATCGCACAGACGGAAAGACGATACAATTAAGTTCATTGTTCTGGTGCCCTTCTGGTTCCAGACATGCCTTTGTTGAACTTCAAGGAAAGCATCGTTGAGCAAACCCATCTCTAGGTATCTATATGTTGGATACCTAGTCGATGAACTTGCCGAAGACTGCTCCGTTTTCTCAATACAGTATCTGTTTAGTTGCATATCAACCAAATGAAAAAATATTGTTCGGGATTTAGTTCTTGATAGACGCCTTGCGTTGCCTGTATGTACTTGGCTAATCAAGTTTTGAAGACCCAATACTTTGTGATCTGTTTACCTTGTCACCCTTCGCGATAAATCTCCGTAAAATCTCCGTAAAATCCCCATACGATGATGGGCATTGGTTGAGAGACATACTCTTCAGAATTTGGCAGTTTGGATGAGATTCGCGGTAGCCAATCACTAAGGTGACACGCAAATCCTATGCCTACAAGACACCTCGAAACGGGACTTCGAGATTGCAAATATAGAATGTTTTGTCGCATGGTTGTCTTGCTGCAGATGCAAGCTATCGGGATGTTCACCTGACACCCTAAAATTGATTTATGTTCTGACTTCGAGTCGAGGTCTTATTCACGCCGTATTTACCTCAACGGCAGCTTGGGTGTGATGCTTCAACACCAACTCAACTTTGACTTAGAATAGACGTTCCGATGTGACCTGTATTATGGGCGACTATCAAGTAGTTGTAGCAGTCTCGGAGTTTTATATTGGTTCCCCGAGAAGTCGAAATGCTTTGGACTACAGAGGACAGCAAGAGAACACCCTGTGCTGTAGGTAACAAGTTCTTATGTGTATCCCAGCTCTGGCACTTGGATATAGTTCTCTATCGCCTCTTGAGGAAAGTCGCTGCTGGTTGAGTGCATTTTCTTAAATCCCTCGAACCTTCTGGGCATTTGTCTGGAGAGAAGCTCATATATGTCTCGCCTATCCTGTGTCGTGCGAGCCATCTCACATGGTCACGGGCAGAGAGATAGGTTACATCGTCCAACGCAAGAACAGCTCAGCACAAACAGACGTCACTGGCCCAGGGCCCAGCAGATGGCAGAACGTGTCCATGTCGACATACGATCAGTGATGTGACATTGTCTCTCACCCCAAACAATCTCGTGAGACTCAAACCCAAGGTCGGAGAAACTTTTCGAGATAAGAAATTGCAGAAAACGCCGCTTGCGCCATAGGGCTCCATTCTGGGGTTCGATATTGCAGAGGTGCTGTCGAGTGACGGACGTGAACTGGTTTTCGTCCAAACTGCCAAGAGGGGTAGATGGGATGACGGCAGACCGTGGCATCCGAGACCAGGAAAGCCCTGGTACCACGACGACCCTGAAAACAACGACCAGCAAGcaccaaaacaccacggTCGATCCCAGCTCGCCATTCCAAGGCGTGAGGTGATCGTCATAGGAAAACAGCAAACGCAGCTTCATGCGGCCAAGGTCTGTAGGGTCGAGTCCCCGATCTTGATTCCCCCGCATAAACGACAGCACCGGTGGTCAGTCGTCAAACTAGCCACTAGCTAGCGAACTGGACAGTTATTTTTGGTGGATCAGATGGGATGCCCGGCATTGGGCGGGGAATCTCTAACGGCGCTCGCTCGGCAGTTTCTTGTTCTTTGAAATTCTCTTGCAGATGGCAAACAAGCGCTAGTAAAACGGCGAGAagtcttttcttttgcccCTTTAGATAGTCTCACAGCAGTTTTCTTGTGGTACAGTCTGCATGGCCAATGTATGGCATCGCAGCAAATTTGTTGGGGCACTGGCGAATGGTCAGGTTCAGTGGCTGTGCGAGGTCGGTTTGTTCCCCTGAAGAAACGGCCCCGGCCAATCATGTGCTGCGGAAGTGGCTCGCGGCGGCTGGGCTGGCTTGAAGGGCGCCACATTGAACCGATACGATGGACGAATATCGCAAAGCTGCATAGTAACAGAATCTCTTGCTGCACAGGAAGAGAGAACTTTGTTATGATCtatgctgttgttgaggctTTGAAAATGAACGCTTCTTACTGATTACCGTCACCTGATTTGATTGCCGTTTCTCGTTGGTTGCTGATGTGAGGTCGTGTTGATGTGGAGGCCACCTGCCCGTCTGGTCCAGTgggggggggcgggtgaTACGAAGAACGAAAGGAGGCCCGCCTCCCGAAGAAGTAACCCCCTGTCATCATTTTGCGGGACACTGGGCTCTCCGTGCAACCTGCTGAACAAGGTGCCACTCACAACTTTTCCCGTCCTCTTCCAATCTCAAATTCATTCGCTTCCCCTTTCGTTTTCACCCACGCTCGTTTCTACCACGTTTTACCACGTTATTTCTAATTCGGCACGTACGCACGCCGCTCCTACAAAGCTTTGTCGAGATATCGGGATAACTGGGTCACACGGGCCTTTCATTTCGCCCACATTAGACGGCTTTGTAACGGTTCCCGTCGCGCCTTGGCCATCTCATTCGAAACAGTCATCTCGCACGAGACCAATTTCGAAAGGACACAAGCATCGCTGGGAGACCGACCATATTTTAGCAGAAGCGGTTTTTAAGTTTGGTAAAAAAACAAAGACTAGGTATCTGACTGTCACGGACTCAACCAGCCACGATGCATGTCAGAAAAGCCCTTCAACTATTCGTTTTGGGGCTGTCGGCCGCCTCTGTCGCCGAAGCTACGTTTGTGAGCCCAAGACTCGCCCGACATGAAAGAGCTCTCCAGCGAAGACAAGACGATGGTGGCGATGCGCCGCCCAACTCTGCCTCTGACCCTGCCGACGAACCACCGGCGCCATCGACGTCAGATGCCCCAGTGACAACACCAAGCACTagctcaacaacaccaccaccacccgtcacatcatcaaccccgccgcctcctgaGGAAACTTCCATTTCGGTCACTTCCAgcaccacgacgacgacaacccctCGGCCAGGCAACTccgtctcttcctcctccacatcgtCGACCACCGCCCCGCCAGACCCCGACGCAAGCGATgagcccaccacccacgTCCAGACCATCACCAGAACCATCGTGACTACTAATCCCGATGGTCAGGAAACGACGGTCATCGATGAAGTTGTGACTACCTCGATCTCGGTACCACTGCCAAACGGAGGTGGCGGTAATGGCGGCGACACGGGTATGTCCACAACGACGCGCAACACGGTGATCGGCGTGGTGGTCGGTGTCGGCGGCGCTGTTGTTTTGGCTGGTCTGGGTTTTGTTGCCTGGAGGATTt is drawn from Podospora pseudocomata strain CBS 415.72m chromosome 1 map unlocalized CBS415.72m_1, whole genome shotgun sequence and contains these coding sequences:
- the CHT2_1 gene encoding Chitinase 2 (EggNog:ENOG503NVBP; COG:G; CAZy:GH18) → MFTKTLVVAALAAAPAFAAPEVNVYWGQTAGSRLSTFCDASGFDYVTVGFLNKSPSQDPSGANWPGTNFGSHCDGVYYKYNGANTNVQSDCGKIAADIRYCQKKGKKVLLSIGGEWKTTANYDLSNEAEGRRFALFVWQAFGPRIAGSIVPRPFDDYYLNAEAGEENFVFDGFDFDIEKSYDANQSKGYIAMISSLRQFMATPQLNPNNRQFLITAAPECPLNDPYYKMKHIIKNSKFDLLFVQFYNNPGCHGVTNNNFDTWASHLQSTASSGAKIFIGLPGSTNAVQNGEASGYLTPTNLRTVINKFKGRAAFGGVMIYDATYGASNIVSGSSPAGLNYYQYARSLLGGYTHTVTPPAPTPTACVREYSIKSGDYCYQIAARAGIDLSDLNAFNPGLNCNILGLGQKLCIKRGIPKPASSSSSSTILSTTSSTTVSSTTVSTTVSSTETSTTTVSSTETSATSTESSTISTESSTISTESSTISTESSTISTESATESATASETVTETETITANEPDITTSTVETSEPTGITYTEDFTSTETESVTVTDIMPTTTSTISTESSTAESATESATVTETETITTSPTLTESATATETASETESYCEDDETTTSETATATETASGTETVTATGSATESATASEAETITASATLTASETEVTTVSETATETESYCEDDETTETATATASETESAVVSGTETATASETEAVTETATASETEAVTETATASETESVIETATASETEAVTETATASETESAIETVTASETGSVIASETESSIESATASETGSVIASETETLPASETTTDGPVITPSESFTTSTIYSTTTFTVTSCEPSVTSCPGRVVTKTIAIGTTVCPVTTTDAPVITSSSSLPAGYTTSTIYSTKTLTLTSCAPTVTNCPAGSTTTVVVPIGTTVCPISEAEATSTPLPAVPGVETSSKPAIKVITDVPAEEETTTSTTTFVQQLTTIITVPKPDVTATSKPAGGDEGVVVKPTPSGGFPYSSGYVKPIASATQQPVTAGAGRNGVVLGGVIAAALVLAF
- a CDS encoding uncharacterized protein (COG:S; EggNog:ENOG503P6YW) encodes the protein MHVRKALQLFVLGLSAASVAEATFVSPRLARHERALQRRQDDGGDAPPNSASDPADEPPAPSTSDAPVTTPSTSSTTPPPPVTSSTPPPPEETSISVTSSTTTTTTPRPGNSVSSSSTSSTTAPPDPDASDEPTTHVQTITRTIVTTNPDGQETTVIDEVVTTSISVPLPNGGGGNGGDTGMSTTTRNTVIGVVVGVGGAVVLAGLGFVAWRIWGKKKQQEEQDTLMDDYSAVGEKPDTIGSTSTRTPFQSTLESYHAPTHVNTASNF